A region of Granulicella aggregans DNA encodes the following proteins:
- a CDS encoding M16 family metallopeptidase — MNLFNRRTSNISKNLVILREAEDLLSFLFRGNVISTEQRERRDPRISPVAPPTPGAPSMARLWPWVGLATALLVANTAQPQSPEPWKSIPIPPLHAFKPQAPTRLELPNGLVIFLQEDHELPFISGTILIRGGSRDEPANKVGLVSLYGQTWRTSGTATADGDLLDDRLEAKAANIETGGGVALTTMSWSSLKSDFDSVFATTVDLLLHPVFKEDKLQLAKSQMEAGIARRNDDASGIAAREASILVYGPKSSYGREAQYATVDAVTLADLKNWHDTTVIPNNMILAVSGDFDSAAMEAKLRATFGPLARGKATPKFKSDFTGPKPGVYVVDKKDVNQSNVAILGLGTERSNPDFYALSVMNEIFSGGFGSRLFQEVRTKLGLAYQVSGSYGASYDHPGVFEVTASTKSASTVAATQAMLDEIGKLKTVPPTADELRKAKDEQLNSFIFRYDSPDKTLNEQVTLAFFGYPKDFLEKYKTGIESVTAADVSRVANKYIDASKLAILVVGNQSEMTTPITTLGKVTTLDITIPGTPPGGPPQQ, encoded by the coding sequence GTGAACCTATTCAATCGCCGCACTTCCAACATCTCTAAAAACCTTGTCATCCTTCGCGAAGCGGAGGATCTGCTTTCTTTCTTATTCAGAGGAAACGTCATCTCGACCGAGCAACGCGAGCGGAGAGACCCCCGCATCTCGCCCGTAGCGCCACCAACCCCGGGTGCCCCATCCATGGCTCGCCTTTGGCCATGGGTGGGTCTAGCCACCGCTCTCCTCGTAGCCAACACCGCTCAGCCCCAATCCCCCGAACCCTGGAAGTCCATCCCAATCCCGCCCCTGCACGCCTTCAAGCCCCAGGCCCCCACCCGCCTCGAGCTCCCCAACGGCCTCGTCATCTTCCTCCAGGAAGACCACGAACTTCCCTTCATCAGCGGAACCATCCTGATCCGAGGCGGCAGCCGCGACGAGCCCGCCAATAAAGTAGGCCTGGTCTCCCTTTACGGCCAAACCTGGCGCACCAGCGGCACCGCCACCGCCGATGGCGACCTACTCGACGACCGCCTCGAAGCCAAGGCCGCCAACATTGAAACCGGCGGAGGCGTCGCCCTCACCACCATGAGCTGGTCGAGCCTCAAGAGCGACTTCGACTCCGTCTTCGCCACCACAGTCGATCTCCTCCTGCATCCCGTCTTCAAGGAAGACAAGCTACAACTGGCCAAGTCGCAAATGGAAGCCGGCATCGCCCGCCGCAACGACGACGCCAGCGGCATAGCCGCCCGCGAAGCCAGCATCCTCGTCTACGGACCAAAAAGCTCCTATGGCCGCGAAGCCCAGTACGCCACCGTCGACGCCGTCACCCTCGCCGACCTCAAGAACTGGCACGACACCACCGTCATCCCCAACAACATGATCCTCGCCGTCTCCGGCGACTTCGACAGCGCCGCCATGGAGGCCAAACTCCGCGCCACCTTCGGCCCGCTCGCCCGCGGCAAAGCCACGCCGAAGTTCAAATCCGACTTCACTGGCCCCAAACCCGGCGTCTACGTCGTCGATAAGAAGGACGTAAACCAATCCAACGTCGCCATCCTCGGCCTCGGCACCGAGCGCAGCAATCCCGACTTCTACGCCCTCAGCGTCATGAACGAGATCTTCTCCGGCGGCTTCGGCTCGCGCCTCTTCCAGGAAGTCCGCACCAAACTCGGCCTCGCCTACCAGGTCAGCGGAAGCTACGGTGCCTCCTACGACCACCCCGGCGTCTTCGAAGTCACTGCTTCCACCAAGAGCGCCAGCACCGTCGCCGCCACCCAGGCAATGCTCGACGAGATCGGCAAGCTGAAGACCGTCCCTCCCACCGCCGACGAACTCCGCAAAGCGAAGGACGAGCAGCTCAACTCCTTCATCTTCCGCTACGACTCACCTGACAAGACCCTGAACGAGCAGGTAACCCTCGCCTTCTTCGGCTACCCCAAAGACTTCCTCGAAAAGTACAAGACCGGCATCGAATCCGTCACCGCCGCCGACGTCTCCCGCGTAGCCAACAAGTACATCGATGCTTCCAAGCTAGCCATCCTCGTAGTCGGCAACCAGTCCGAGATGACCACGCCCATCACCACGTTGGGCAAAGTCACCACGCTCGACATCACCATCCCCGGCACCCCGCCGGGAGGCCCGCCCCAGCAGTAG
- a CDS encoding helix-turn-helix transcriptional regulator, giving the protein MGGIRNKVRDLRAVHEMTQQQLADRIELTRQTVIAIEGDKYSPSLETAFRIANVFGVGLEEVFQYEEVKKKGKR; this is encoded by the coding sequence ATGGGCGGCATTCGGAATAAGGTGCGCGATCTGCGGGCGGTGCATGAGATGACCCAGCAGCAGCTTGCCGACAGGATTGAGCTGACTCGGCAGACGGTGATTGCGATTGAGGGCGATAAGTATTCGCCGTCGCTGGAGACGGCTTTTCGGATTGCGAATGTGTTTGGGGTGGGTTTGGAGGAGGTGTTTCAGTATGAGGAGGTGAAGAAGAAGGGGAAGAGGTAG
- a CDS encoding LOG family protein, which yields MIRRICVFCGSSSGSLPVYREAAEATGRLLAARGIGLVYGGGNVGLMGAVADACLHSGGHVTGVIPQALVDKEVAHNGLTELRVVGSMHERKAMMADLSDAFIALPGGYGTWDEFCEILTWTQLGLQRKPCALLNANGYYDPLLEMADKGVSEGFIKAVHREMLLSDVNIEPLIDRILSYSVPIVDKWIGRSAR from the coding sequence ATGATTCGAAGAATCTGTGTGTTTTGCGGCTCCAGCTCTGGATCCCTTCCAGTGTATCGGGAAGCGGCTGAGGCGACGGGCCGCCTGCTTGCGGCGCGCGGGATAGGGCTTGTTTATGGTGGTGGAAATGTCGGACTGATGGGTGCCGTCGCGGATGCCTGCCTGCACTCGGGTGGTCACGTGACGGGTGTGATTCCGCAGGCGCTGGTGGACAAGGAAGTGGCTCACAACGGGCTTACGGAGCTGAGGGTGGTTGGATCGATGCATGAGCGGAAGGCCATGATGGCCGATCTCTCCGACGCCTTTATCGCACTTCCCGGGGGCTACGGAACCTGGGACGAGTTCTGCGAGATCTTGACCTGGACACAGCTAGGGTTGCAGCGAAAGCCGTGTGCTTTGCTCAACGCGAACGGATATTACGATCCGCTTCTCGAGATGGCGGACAAGGGCGTCTCTGAAGGATTTATCAAGGCAGTTCATCGTGAGATGTTGCTCTCCGACGTGAACATTGAACCGCTGATTGATCGGATTCTCAGCTACTCTGTGCCCATCGTGGACAAGTGGATCGGCCGCTCCGCTCGATGA
- a CDS encoding 3-hydroxyacyl-CoA dehydrogenase/enoyl-CoA hydratase family protein has protein sequence MAGLGRQIRRVAVLGAGTMGSRIAAHVANAGVPMVLLDIVPPGLGSEASKPERDKFVLAAMDGLKKSKPTAFYALESARLITVGNFEDDLELIKDCDWIIEVVAENLEIKAALLKRVEEHRRPGSILTSNTSGIPIGSIAATLSDEAASHFFGTHFFNPPRYMRLLEIIPTVKTSADDVAAISHFCDMRLGKTIVRSNDTPNFIANRIGTFSMGNAIRLMMAQGLTIEEVDTLTGSALGWPKTGTFRLGDLVGVDVLAHVATNFSAKAASIEDERPDVGLAPFISTMLEKKWLGDKAKQGFYKKEGRDEQGRDIRLVLDWKTLEYGPSVRPKFQAIEMAKNVDSTPKRIAQLLHGDATKDKAAAFYWPLLTELFTYAANRVPPVGNAIADSIVEIDAAMKAGFNWELGPFEMFDAAGVKATTEKMRAAGLPVAANVEKLLAAGGESWYRDDATVASGRLYFDPASGGYKAVPVAEGVTSFGVIKKAHGVVKKNPGASVVDLGDGVAGIELHSKMNALGGDIVSLITQTLKPGSTTVNDFEAFVISGDSANFSVGANLMQLLLGVQEEEWDEVDMMVRGFQNMTQAIKFCPRPVVVAPYGMCLGGGVEISIHAAARQAHAELYMGLVETGVGLIPGGGGCKELTIRSIEAGQSIRPDGRAEGVEIFEALKKNFETIAMAKVSTSAAEARSLGYLQKTDGVTMNRDRLLTDAKLKARALVDAGYSAPVMRGDIAAPGENALATLKLAVWTMREGGFISEHDAKVANWAARILCGGKVTPGTLVSEQYLLDLEREAFLSLCGEKKTQERIAFTLKTGKPLRN, from the coding sequence ATGGCTGGTTTGGGCAGGCAGATTCGCAGGGTTGCCGTTCTGGGCGCGGGAACGATGGGGTCGCGGATTGCCGCGCATGTGGCAAATGCGGGCGTTCCGATGGTGTTGCTGGATATTGTGCCGCCGGGATTGGGCAGCGAGGCGAGCAAGCCGGAGCGAGATAAGTTTGTGCTGGCGGCGATGGACGGGCTGAAGAAGTCGAAGCCGACCGCGTTCTACGCGTTGGAGAGCGCTCGGCTGATTACGGTGGGGAACTTTGAGGATGACTTAGAGCTGATCAAAGACTGCGACTGGATTATTGAAGTGGTTGCGGAGAACCTGGAGATCAAGGCGGCTCTACTGAAGCGGGTGGAGGAGCATCGGAGGCCGGGGTCGATCTTGACCTCGAATACTTCGGGGATTCCGATTGGGTCGATTGCGGCGACGCTGTCGGATGAGGCGGCGAGCCACTTCTTCGGGACGCATTTTTTCAATCCGCCGAGATACATGCGCCTGCTGGAGATTATCCCAACGGTGAAGACCAGCGCGGACGATGTTGCCGCTATCTCGCACTTCTGCGATATGCGGCTGGGCAAGACGATTGTGCGGTCGAACGATACGCCGAACTTTATCGCGAACCGGATTGGGACGTTCTCGATGGGGAACGCGATTCGGCTGATGATGGCGCAGGGGCTGACGATCGAAGAGGTGGATACGCTGACCGGTTCGGCGCTGGGATGGCCGAAGACGGGGACGTTCCGTTTGGGCGATCTGGTTGGCGTGGATGTGCTGGCGCATGTTGCGACGAATTTTTCCGCTAAGGCGGCTTCGATCGAGGACGAACGCCCGGATGTGGGGCTGGCTCCGTTCATCTCGACGATGCTCGAGAAGAAGTGGCTGGGTGATAAGGCCAAACAGGGGTTCTACAAGAAAGAAGGCAGGGACGAGCAGGGGCGTGACATCCGCCTGGTGCTGGATTGGAAGACGCTTGAGTATGGGCCGAGTGTGCGGCCGAAGTTTCAGGCGATTGAGATGGCGAAGAATGTGGATTCGACGCCGAAGCGAATTGCACAGCTCTTGCATGGCGATGCGACGAAGGACAAGGCGGCGGCGTTTTATTGGCCGCTGTTGACGGAGTTGTTTACGTATGCGGCGAATCGTGTGCCGCCGGTGGGGAACGCCATTGCGGATTCGATCGTCGAGATCGATGCGGCGATGAAGGCGGGGTTCAATTGGGAGCTTGGACCGTTTGAGATGTTCGATGCCGCAGGGGTGAAGGCGACTACCGAGAAGATGCGGGCGGCGGGGCTGCCGGTGGCTGCGAATGTGGAGAAGCTGTTGGCTGCGGGTGGGGAGAGCTGGTATCGCGATGATGCAACGGTGGCTTCCGGGCGACTGTACTTTGATCCGGCGTCCGGCGGGTACAAGGCTGTCCCGGTGGCTGAAGGCGTCACGTCATTCGGTGTGATCAAGAAGGCGCATGGCGTGGTGAAGAAGAATCCTGGGGCGTCAGTTGTCGATCTTGGCGATGGGGTCGCTGGGATTGAGCTGCACTCGAAGATGAACGCGCTGGGCGGCGATATTGTGAGTCTGATTACGCAGACGCTGAAGCCGGGGAGTACGACGGTCAATGACTTTGAGGCGTTCGTGATCTCGGGGGACTCAGCGAATTTTTCTGTGGGCGCGAATCTTATGCAGCTTCTGCTGGGCGTGCAGGAGGAGGAGTGGGACGAAGTCGACATGATGGTGCGCGGCTTCCAGAACATGACGCAGGCGATCAAGTTCTGCCCGCGTCCGGTGGTGGTTGCGCCGTATGGGATGTGTCTGGGCGGTGGGGTGGAGATATCGATTCATGCGGCGGCGCGGCAGGCTCACGCCGAGTTGTATATGGGGTTGGTGGAGACGGGCGTGGGGTTGATTCCGGGCGGCGGCGGATGCAAGGAGCTGACCATACGTTCGATTGAGGCGGGGCAGAGTATTCGTCCGGATGGGCGGGCTGAAGGTGTCGAGATCTTTGAAGCGCTGAAGAAGAACTTCGAGACGATTGCTATGGCAAAGGTGTCGACCTCTGCTGCGGAGGCACGGTCGCTAGGATATTTGCAGAAGACCGATGGGGTGACGATGAATCGCGATCGGTTGCTGACGGATGCGAAGTTGAAGGCTCGGGCGCTGGTGGATGCGGGCTATTCGGCGCCGGTGATGCGAGGGGATATTGCTGCTCCCGGAGAGAATGCGCTGGCGACGTTGAAGCTGGCGGTGTGGACGATGCGCGAGGGTGGCTTCATCTCCGAGCATGACGCGAAGGTGGCGAACTGGGCGGCGCGGATTTTGTGTGGCGGCAAGGTGACGCCGGGGACGCTGGTGAGTGAGCAGTATCTGCTGGACCTGGAGCGGGAGGCATTTTTGAGTCTGTGCGGAGAGAAGAAGACGCAGGAGAGGATCGCGTTTACTTTGAAGACGGGGAAACCGCTGAGGAACTGA
- a CDS encoding M16 family metallopeptidase gives MHLLRLRHLAAALFGTILAVAPLLAQDLASFEKRTTVKVLPNGLTLIVCERPTAPVFSYYTLVDAGSADDPQGASGLAHMFEHMAFKGTTEIGTTDYPAEKLALAKVEIAYADYDAELRNLVHQDPAKLESLHKVFLAAQAEAEKFVIPNQFSELAEQNGAVGLNASTSEDSTQFFWSMPSNRLELWAYMESSRLAHPVEREFYKERDVVQEERRMRIDSSPTGRMVEQFLATAYVAHPYGRSGVGWESEISQVTATEADAFHKKYYVPANIVIAVVGDVKASETMPVLEKYFGPIPAGPKPEAMTTIEPPQFAEKSVIIREATQPFYIEGYHRPDYRDPDDSAYDAISDIFSNGRTARLYRALVRDQGIAAEAEGFSGFPGDKYPGLFAVYAVPLPGHTPAQMRDAIHKQLDLLKTTDITDEELARFKTRARADLLRGLADNEGLAHQLAEYQTRFGDWRQLFRDLDKIDAVTKADVRRVANKIFMESNRTSAQIDFVPPTEKAAASKGGAQ, from the coding sequence GTGCATCTGTTGCGTTTGCGTCATCTCGCCGCTGCTTTGTTCGGAACCATCCTCGCCGTAGCCCCTCTTCTTGCCCAGGACCTCGCCAGCTTTGAAAAGCGCACCACCGTCAAAGTGCTGCCCAACGGCCTCACTTTGATCGTCTGCGAGCGCCCCACCGCCCCCGTCTTCAGCTACTACACGCTGGTCGACGCTGGCTCAGCCGACGATCCACAAGGTGCAAGCGGCCTCGCACACATGTTCGAGCACATGGCCTTCAAGGGCACCACCGAAATCGGCACCACCGACTACCCTGCCGAAAAACTCGCCCTGGCCAAAGTCGAGATCGCCTACGCCGACTACGACGCAGAGCTCCGCAATCTCGTGCATCAAGACCCCGCCAAACTCGAATCCCTGCACAAAGTCTTCCTCGCCGCCCAGGCCGAGGCTGAAAAGTTCGTCATCCCCAACCAGTTCTCCGAGCTCGCGGAACAGAATGGCGCTGTCGGCCTGAACGCCTCCACCAGCGAAGACTCCACCCAGTTCTTCTGGTCCATGCCCTCCAACCGCCTCGAGCTCTGGGCCTACATGGAAAGCTCTCGCCTCGCCCACCCTGTCGAGCGCGAGTTCTACAAGGAGCGCGACGTCGTCCAGGAAGAGCGCCGCATGCGCATCGACTCCTCCCCCACCGGCCGTATGGTCGAACAGTTCCTCGCCACCGCCTACGTCGCCCATCCTTACGGCCGCAGTGGCGTCGGCTGGGAGAGCGAGATCAGCCAGGTTACCGCAACCGAAGCCGACGCCTTCCACAAAAAATATTACGTCCCCGCCAACATCGTCATCGCCGTCGTCGGCGACGTGAAGGCAAGCGAGACGATGCCTGTCCTTGAAAAGTACTTCGGCCCCATTCCCGCTGGCCCCAAGCCCGAAGCAATGACGACCATCGAGCCACCACAGTTCGCCGAGAAGTCCGTCATCATCCGCGAAGCCACGCAGCCCTTTTACATCGAGGGCTACCATCGCCCCGACTACCGCGACCCCGACGACTCCGCCTACGACGCCATCTCCGACATCTTCTCGAACGGCCGCACCGCACGCCTCTACCGTGCCCTCGTCCGCGATCAGGGCATCGCCGCCGAGGCCGAAGGCTTCAGTGGCTTCCCCGGCGACAAGTACCCCGGCCTCTTCGCCGTCTACGCCGTCCCGTTGCCCGGCCACACCCCAGCGCAGATGCGCGACGCCATCCACAAACAGCTCGACCTCCTGAAGACCACCGACATCACCGACGAAGAGCTCGCCCGCTTCAAGACCCGCGCCCGCGCCGACCTCCTCCGCGGCCTCGCCGACAACGAAGGCCTCGCCCACCAGCTAGCCGAGTACCAGACCCGCTTCGGCGACTGGCGTCAACTCTTCCGCGACCTCGACAAGATCGACGCCGTCACCAAAGCCGATGTTCGCCGCGTAGCCAACAAGATCTTCATGGAAAGCAACCGCACCAGCGCCCAGATCGACTTCGTGCCTCCCACCGAAAAAGCCGCAGCCAGCAAAGGAGGTGCCCAGTGA
- a CDS encoding dipeptidase has translation MDAKTLSIPIFDGHNDAVHLIREFKSDGIDFLATNTTGHLDLPRARQGGMIGGFFALWVPAENPRENTLTQTNTSYAVRMAEPLDPAYARRDTTRQLVALKSLEARSEGAIRIAINLAELEQSHQDGTFSMLLHLEGAEAIGPELTELDDLYSQGLRSLGPVWSRPNLFGHGVPFAFPSSPDTGPGLTPAGFDLIRGCNRLGVMIDLSHLNERGFWDVAKTTSAPLVATHTCAHALCPTARNLTDRQLDAIRDSDGIVGVNLSVNDLRPDANRNADVSLDAVVRQFSYLTERLGIDRVALGSDFDGATLPSAIGDASGLPRLIKALSAHGFDEASLHKIGHENWRRVLRLTLH, from the coding sequence ATGGATGCAAAAACGTTATCGATCCCCATCTTCGACGGCCATAACGACGCCGTTCACCTCATCCGCGAGTTCAAATCCGACGGCATCGACTTCCTCGCCACAAACACCACCGGCCACCTCGATCTTCCCCGTGCCCGGCAGGGCGGAATGATCGGCGGCTTCTTCGCCCTCTGGGTCCCTGCGGAAAATCCCCGAGAAAACACACTTACCCAGACGAATACCAGCTACGCCGTCCGAATGGCCGAGCCCCTCGACCCCGCCTACGCACGACGCGATACAACTCGGCAATTAGTCGCGTTGAAGTCCCTCGAAGCCCGCTCCGAGGGCGCAATCCGAATTGCCATAAACCTAGCGGAGTTGGAGCAGTCCCACCAGGACGGTACTTTCTCGATGCTCCTGCACCTCGAAGGCGCGGAAGCCATCGGCCCCGAACTCACCGAGCTTGACGACCTCTACAGCCAGGGCCTCCGCAGCCTCGGCCCCGTCTGGAGCCGTCCCAACCTCTTCGGCCACGGCGTCCCCTTCGCCTTCCCCAGCTCGCCCGACACCGGCCCCGGCCTCACTCCCGCCGGCTTCGACCTCATCCGCGGCTGCAACCGTCTCGGCGTCATGATCGACCTCTCCCACCTCAACGAACGCGGTTTCTGGGACGTCGCCAAGACCACATCAGCGCCCTTGGTCGCCACCCACACCTGCGCTCACGCCCTCTGTCCCACAGCCCGCAACCTCACCGACCGCCAACTCGACGCCATCCGCGACTCCGACGGCATCGTCGGAGTCAATCTCTCCGTCAATGATCTCCGCCCCGACGCCAACCGCAACGCCGATGTCTCCCTCGACGCCGTCGTCCGCCAGTTCAGCTACCTCACCGAACGCCTCGGCATCGACCGCGTCGCCCTCGGCTCCGACTTCGACGGCGCAACCCTCCCCTCCGCCATCGGCGACGCCAGCGGCCTGCCACGGCTCATCAAAGCCCTCAGCGCTCACGGCTTCGACGAAGCCTCCCTGCATAAGATCGGTCACGAAAACTGGAGGCGCGTCCTTCGCCTCACCCTGCACTGA